In Candidatus Chlorohelix allophototropha, one DNA window encodes the following:
- a CDS encoding ABC transporter ATP-binding protein: MMGGGMHARGLMDREFIKPQRISKTLKRFAGYFKPYSLVLVIAITLVIISVWSQVMVPDLIGQAVDCYLTAPAAAQQGEGGSLLAQSVPNCTYDPNAHNLNSADRVAGLGWLVAKLLGLFLLGAIANGMVFFAMGWAGQKVLKRMRVDLFDHLHNLSLGFYSKHEVGDLMSRITNDSETIQQAISFALVNVMAGVMLIVWVIFNMLTKSLIFALICLTIVPFMIISTTWFSGQARKAFRRSRLQMGNVNAELQQSISGVREVQAFSREDENLENFRNVNAANRDANIKAVAFTSALAPTLEGLGYIALAIVTGVGGILLLRGQDLLGTSLSLGLVITFLNYIQRLNQPIQQISVLWVNIQSAIAGAERIFGLLDEKLEIVDKPNAIQMPPIKGDIVFEQVSAEYVAGETVLKNISFSVEAGKTIAIVGPTGAGKTTIINLIPRFYEVTSGKISIDGKDVRDVTAASLRRQIGIVLQDSFLFSDTVMNNIRFGNPSATDEEVKEAARLARADTFIENLPEGYNTVLGERGRGLSQGQRQLISIARAAMANPRILILDEATSSVDTRTERMIQAALEKLLQGRTSFVIAHRLSTIKNADQILVLKDGEIVERGNFQNLLDAEGVFYNLYMSQFRRQEAAA; the protein is encoded by the coding sequence ATGATGGGAGGGGGCATGCATGCACGTGGTTTGATGGATCGCGAATTCATTAAACCACAGCGTATCAGCAAAACGTTAAAGCGCTTTGCCGGTTATTTCAAACCCTATAGTCTCGTGCTGGTAATAGCAATCACCCTGGTAATTATCTCGGTCTGGTCTCAAGTAATGGTACCAGACCTAATCGGACAAGCGGTGGACTGCTATCTTACCGCTCCTGCTGCCGCACAACAGGGCGAAGGAGGCAGCTTACTGGCTCAAAGCGTGCCCAACTGCACATATGATCCAAACGCTCACAATTTGAACAGTGCAGACCGGGTTGCAGGGTTGGGCTGGCTGGTAGCAAAATTGTTGGGGCTATTTTTGCTAGGCGCGATTGCCAATGGTATGGTCTTCTTTGCCATGGGTTGGGCTGGTCAGAAAGTGTTGAAGCGCATGCGAGTTGATCTTTTCGATCACTTGCATAACCTGTCGCTAGGCTTCTACTCGAAACACGAAGTAGGCGACCTGATGAGCCGTATTACCAACGACTCGGAAACTATCCAGCAGGCAATCAGCTTTGCCTTGGTAAACGTAATGGCAGGCGTAATGCTGATAGTGTGGGTTATTTTTAATATGCTCACCAAAAGCTTAATTTTTGCCTTAATATGCCTTACCATTGTGCCATTCATGATTATTTCCACCACATGGTTCTCTGGGCAAGCTCGTAAAGCCTTCCGCCGCTCTCGTTTGCAAATGGGCAACGTAAACGCCGAATTGCAGCAAAGTATATCGGGAGTACGCGAGGTACAGGCTTTCTCACGCGAAGACGAAAATCTGGAGAATTTCCGCAATGTCAACGCCGCTAACCGCGATGCCAATATCAAAGCGGTAGCTTTCACCAGTGCACTCGCGCCTACTCTTGAAGGACTTGGTTACATCGCGCTAGCCATAGTAACCGGGGTTGGCGGGATTTTGTTGCTGCGTGGGCAAGATTTGTTAGGTACGTCGCTTTCGCTAGGATTGGTCATAACCTTCCTGAACTACATCCAGCGATTGAACCAGCCAATTCAGCAAATCTCAGTGTTGTGGGTAAATATCCAGAGCGCAATCGCGGGAGCAGAGCGTATCTTTGGCTTGCTGGACGAAAAGCTGGAAATTGTGGATAAGCCGAATGCAATCCAAATGCCTCCCATCAAGGGCGATATTGTATTTGAGCAGGTTAGCGCAGAATATGTAGCGGGCGAAACGGTGCTGAAAAACATAAGCTTCTCGGTTGAAGCAGGCAAAACTATCGCCATCGTAGGTCCAACCGGAGCGGGTAAAACCACGATTATTAATCTGATTCCACGTTTCTACGAAGTAACGAGCGGCAAAATCAGCATTGATGGCAAAGATGTGCGCGATGTAACCGCTGCCAGTTTGCGACGCCAAATCGGTATTGTTTTGCAGGATAGCTTCCTGTTCAGCGACACCGTTATGAACAATATCCGCTTTGGTAATCCGTCTGCTACCGATGAAGAGGTGAAAGAAGCCGCACGCCTTGCACGTGCCGATACCTTCATTGAAAATCTGCCGGAAGGCTACAATACGGTGTTGGGCGAACGCGGACGGGGCTTGAGTCAGGGGCAACGTCAGCTAATCTCCATTGCGCGGGCGGCAATGGCAAATCCGCGTATTCTGATACTGGATGAAGCTACTTCGAGCGTGGATACGCGCACCGAACGCATGATACAAGCCGCGCTTGAAAAGTTGTTACAAGGGCGAACCAGCTTTGTAATAGCCCATCGGCTCAGTACCATCAAAAACGCCGATCAGATTTTGGTGCTGAAAGATGGCGAAATCGTGGAACGAGGCAATTTCCAGAATTTGTTGGATGCTGAAGGAGTCTTCTACAACCTGTATATGAGTCAGTTCCGCCGCCAAGAGGCAGCCGCCTAA
- a CDS encoding PHP domain-containing protein translates to MQLQTKMPGLGVDFHMHTLASDGLWTPHTLVETAAAQGVRIITVTDHDTIGNVEPVRLKAQAQGIGFVPGLELTVGWKDSNYHLLMFNFDSSNPHLNALLEDTQYRVLQKKERILNYLYKLGYKLHGLDQVRRPDGDFMIYDIPRALVRGDEVQSYDHAYSVCMGGGFDEIINQPAELGFEIGNMAGAVMVLAHPGRSDPGISYASDHVLDEFVEMGLAGVEAYHYSHGGDAIERLVRFARKRDLAISCGSDSHNEARKPMPWNPELCRSLLERLDIDISEVAA, encoded by the coding sequence ATGCAATTACAAACTAAGATGCCGGGGTTGGGTGTGGACTTCCACATGCATACCTTGGCAAGCGATGGGTTGTGGACTCCGCATACGTTGGTAGAAACTGCTGCTGCGCAAGGTGTGAGAATAATAACTGTAACCGATCACGATACTATCGGAAATGTTGAACCGGTGCGTTTGAAAGCTCAAGCGCAGGGCATCGGTTTTGTTCCCGGTCTGGAATTAACGGTAGGCTGGAAAGACTCGAATTATCACCTCTTGATGTTCAACTTTGATTCCTCTAATCCACATTTGAACGCCTTGCTAGAAGATACTCAATATCGGGTGCTTCAGAAAAAAGAAAGAATACTCAATTACCTTTACAAGTTAGGTTATAAGTTACACGGTCTTGATCAGGTACGCCGTCCCGATGGCGATTTTATGATTTACGACATTCCTCGCGCGTTGGTGCGTGGCGACGAAGTGCAAAGTTACGATCATGCTTATTCGGTTTGTATGGGCGGTGGTTTCGACGAAATCATTAACCAACCCGCCGAGTTAGGTTTTGAAATCGGTAATATGGCTGGTGCGGTTATGGTTTTGGCGCATCCCGGTAGAAGCGATCCCGGTATCTCCTATGCTTCTGACCATGTACTAGATGAGTTCGTTGAAATGGGCTTGGCTGGTGTAGAAGCTTACCACTATTCTCATGGCGGTGATGCCATAGAGCGGTTGGTACGGTTTGCTCGCAAACGCGATTTGGCGATCAGTTGCGGTTCGGACAGCCATAATGAGGCACGAAAACCAATGCCGTGGAACCCAGAGTTATGCCGTTCTTTGTTGGAGAGGCTGGATATAGATATATCCGAAGTAGCCGCCTAA
- a CDS encoding MFS transporter has translation METNSRRQVLIILFLGVLMGALDIAIVGPALPAIGQDFGIDERGQSWLFTSYVLLNLTGAPLMAKLSDRYGRRNVYLLDIALFGAGSLLVALAPSYWLLLVGRAAQGLGAGGVFPVASAVIGDTFPEDKRGSALGLIGAVFGISFIIGPILGGILLLFSWKWLFLINVPFALFTIWMAARKLPTSRPATRQPFDAMGMLVLTVMLSGMTVGISQLETGDLVSSLLSWQVGPFLLLTLICIPLFIWREKRASDPIIHPRLLGTRQMLLVNGLSIGAGAGEGAMVFLPAMAVASFAITKSTASFLLMPVVLAMAVGSPMAGRYLDKFGSKKVLLFGTTATTLGIFVLALLGDQLWAFIVAEMIIGLGLGGLLGAPLRYILLAEASLEDRAAAQGMLPVSSSVGQLLSGALVGAVADSLGGSASGYKAAFLCVAIVVLVMVFLALQLKNQQQERADIQATKELERKLALNQP, from the coding sequence ATGGAAACCAACTCTCGTCGTCAGGTATTAATAATCCTGTTTCTTGGCGTGCTAATGGGTGCGCTCGATATTGCAATCGTTGGGCCGGCGTTGCCTGCTATTGGGCAAGATTTCGGAATTGACGAGCGGGGGCAATCTTGGTTGTTTACTAGCTATGTACTGTTAAATTTGACCGGCGCACCTTTGATGGCTAAACTGAGCGACCGCTACGGACGGCGCAATGTTTACTTATTGGATATAGCTTTGTTCGGGGCAGGTTCTTTATTGGTGGCGCTTGCTCCAAGCTATTGGCTATTGCTGGTCGGTCGTGCCGCACAAGGTTTAGGCGCAGGTGGTGTGTTCCCGGTGGCAAGCGCAGTTATAGGCGATACTTTCCCGGAAGATAAACGAGGCAGCGCTTTAGGTTTAATTGGGGCGGTATTTGGCATTTCCTTTATCATCGGACCGATTCTGGGCGGCATTTTGCTCTTGTTTAGTTGGAAATGGCTGTTCCTAATCAATGTACCGTTCGCATTATTTACTATCTGGATGGCAGCGCGTAAATTGCCAACCTCTCGCCCTGCTACCCGCCAACCTTTCGATGCTATGGGTATGCTGGTGCTGACGGTAATGTTGAGCGGCATGACCGTTGGTATCAGTCAGCTTGAAACTGGGGATTTGGTTTCCAGCCTGCTCTCATGGCAAGTTGGACCGTTCCTGCTGCTTACTTTAATTTGCATTCCACTCTTTATCTGGCGAGAAAAACGCGCCTCTGACCCGATCATTCATCCGCGCTTGCTGGGAACGAGACAAATGTTGCTGGTGAATGGGTTGTCCATTGGGGCGGGTGCGGGCGAGGGTGCGATGGTGTTTCTGCCGGCGATGGCGGTTGCCTCTTTTGCGATTACCAAATCTACCGCCAGTTTCCTTTTGATGCCGGTAGTGCTGGCAATGGCGGTTGGTTCACCTATGGCAGGTCGCTACCTCGACAAATTTGGCTCAAAAAAGGTTTTACTATTCGGTACTACTGCAACCACACTCGGCATCTTCGTTTTGGCATTGTTGGGCGACCAACTATGGGCTTTTATTGTCGCTGAAATGATAATCGGGCTTGGTTTGGGTGGGTTGCTGGGCGCGCCTTTGCGCTATATCTTGCTGGCGGAAGCCTCGCTAGAAGACCGCGCGGCGGCTCAGGGCATGCTTCCGGTCTCCTCCAGCGTTGGGCAACTCCTGAGCGGGGCGTTGGTAGGCGCAGTGGCGGATAGCTTGGGAGGCAGTGCAAGCGGCTACAAAGCAGCCTTTCTATGTGTGGCAATAGTGGTGCTGGTAATGGTGTTCTTGGCGCTGCAATTGAAGAATCAGCAGCAGGAACGAGCCGATATTCAGGCAACTAAAGAGTTGGAAAGGAAACTTGCGTTAAATCAACCCTAA
- a CDS encoding CPBP family intramembrane glutamic endopeptidase produces MSKMKLAAGLATGLAGGVGLYKLLKSKKLFSMPGKKTSNPIEENLLSDVKPGVLTKVNDELQLATESVKTALQLSLLLKASASEVAAGSIVNQNKSADKRLKMVGGLVGAIWASGAIGHFTKLKEWPALFLYVFGSFGLAAYLGKKQNGWKDIYITKDNIGKATALGLIGGSILFISDVGNTYVYYKRGGAVMEEMENILVKQKMMYLFPVLIFAEEFLWRGIMISALKDKKVSTGKSLMLTTLPYALNHFFVAPVSFKERALMAGPMAIPIGFIAGYLTNKTKNTWTGVIIHMMTMFSMLLDVFVIPKMVKKDKAA; encoded by the coding sequence ATGTCGAAGATGAAGCTTGCCGCTGGTCTAGCTACCGGATTGGCAGGAGGAGTTGGCTTGTACAAGCTGTTAAAATCCAAAAAACTTTTCTCAATGCCAGGTAAAAAAACCAGTAATCCGATAGAAGAAAATCTTCTTTCTGATGTGAAACCGGGCGTACTGACCAAAGTTAATGATGAACTTCAGCTTGCTACCGAAAGCGTTAAAACTGCACTACAACTTAGTTTATTACTCAAAGCATCGGCTTCTGAGGTTGCTGCTGGTTCAATAGTAAATCAGAATAAAAGCGCAGACAAACGTCTGAAAATGGTGGGCGGACTGGTAGGCGCAATCTGGGCTTCAGGAGCAATAGGGCACTTTACCAAATTAAAAGAATGGCCTGCACTGTTTTTGTATGTGTTTGGCTCGTTCGGGCTTGCCGCTTATCTAGGTAAAAAACAAAATGGCTGGAAAGACATCTATATTACCAAAGATAATATCGGTAAGGCAACCGCGCTAGGGCTTATAGGTGGCAGCATTCTGTTCATCTCAGATGTCGGCAATACCTACGTCTATTACAAACGTGGTGGCGCAGTAATGGAAGAGATGGAGAACATTCTGGTAAAACAGAAAATGATGTATCTGTTCCCTGTTCTCATCTTTGCAGAAGAATTTTTATGGCGCGGCATAATGATCTCGGCTCTCAAGGACAAGAAAGTTAGCACCGGTAAATCATTAATGCTAACCACTCTGCCTTACGCGCTGAATCATTTCTTTGTAGCGCCGGTAAGTTTCAAGGAACGCGCTCTAATGGCTGGTCCGATGGCAATTCCCATCGGCTTTATCGCAGGTTATCTGACCAATAAAACCAAAAACACATGGACTGGCGTAATCATCCATATGATGACCATGTTTTCAATGTTGCTGGATGTCTTCGTAATACCGAAGATGGTTAAAAAAGATAAAGCTGCTTAG
- a CDS encoding MDR family MFS transporter → MNIPPKSRTKPKQNRRNLTAILVLLLNTGLMWFGFFMLIPLLAVHITNDLLLGAGMAGLVLAIRQFVQQGLGPFAGPIADWVGYSKMMMLGNLVRALGFAWIAVATEPIGLILGGVVAALGGACFEASGKASLAYYSKGYNRESVFSLSITVGNVGMALGPLVGSLLLKFNFIVVGMVSGGIYVLCFLLILIFVPEVEKTGKAENRAKPGNIFGKLGLVWSNRPFVVVNALLIGYYFLYVQINICLPLMAVELTGTEDSVSLIFAINSGMAILLQFFSVKLISKWLKPISIIGIGIAFSTVGLFAIAFVSNYFLLILCVAVYAFGRLLVDPMAFTLTSRYATEDTLASFFGFSSLALAFGGMAGNLLGGWLYDTGKGIGFPVLCWMVFGAVGGVVTIGVVVFKFWEERRIAAVKVALTNDILTPTSSLENN, encoded by the coding sequence GTGAATATACCGCCAAAAAGTAGAACTAAACCCAAGCAAAACAGACGTAATTTAACTGCCATTCTGGTGCTGTTGCTCAACACCGGCTTAATGTGGTTCGGTTTTTTTATGTTGATACCATTGCTGGCAGTACATATTACCAATGATCTGCTATTGGGAGCAGGAATGGCAGGGCTGGTACTAGCTATTCGACAGTTTGTGCAACAAGGGCTTGGCCCATTCGCCGGTCCGATAGCCGATTGGGTGGGTTATTCCAAAATGATGATGCTAGGCAATCTGGTTAGAGCGTTGGGCTTTGCCTGGATTGCAGTGGCAACCGAACCAATCGGTTTGATTCTAGGCGGCGTTGTGGCGGCGCTAGGCGGCGCATGCTTTGAAGCAAGCGGCAAAGCGTCCTTAGCATACTATAGCAAGGGCTACAACCGCGAAAGTGTTTTTTCGCTCTCCATCACCGTGGGCAATGTGGGTATGGCTTTAGGTCCACTGGTAGGCTCATTGTTACTCAAATTCAATTTTATAGTAGTGGGAATGGTTTCTGGCGGGATCTATGTGCTGTGTTTCTTGCTCATCCTGATATTCGTACCTGAAGTAGAAAAAACTGGAAAAGCAGAAAACCGCGCCAAACCCGGCAATATATTCGGCAAACTAGGGTTGGTATGGAGTAATCGCCCCTTTGTAGTGGTTAATGCGCTGCTGATCGGTTATTACTTCCTATATGTGCAAATTAATATCTGCCTACCGCTAATGGCGGTTGAATTGACCGGTACAGAGGACAGCGTGAGCTTGATTTTCGCCATCAATAGCGGTATGGCAATCCTACTGCAATTCTTTAGCGTAAAATTAATCAGCAAATGGCTGAAGCCGATTAGCATCATCGGTATCGGCATCGCCTTTAGCACTGTGGGCTTATTCGCCATTGCCTTCGTTTCAAACTATTTCCTTTTAATACTATGTGTAGCGGTTTACGCTTTTGGTCGTCTCCTAGTTGACCCGATGGCTTTTACGCTCACCTCGCGCTATGCTACCGAAGATACGCTGGCTAGTTTCTTCGGCTTTAGTTCGCTGGCGCTGGCATTTGGCGGGATGGCGGGCAACTTGCTGGGCGGTTGGCTATACGATACCGGAAAAGGAATCGGCTTTCCAGTTCTGTGCTGGATGGTTTTCGGAGCAGTGGGTGGAGTTGTCACCATCGGCGTTGTAGTGTTCAAATTCTGGGAAGAGCGGCGGATTGCCGCTGTTAAAGTAGCACTAACAAATGATATATTAACCCCCACTTCTTCCCTTGAAAACAATTAA
- a CDS encoding EXPERA domain-containing protein — MKQVIPLRRRLIDLPLIIFFSINLLFITYIVDIEQIIIPDPNNFSYPIWPLPFMVDIIHSYGRNFDPLLMARPTWWQVTIWIDALLFGPFYVVALYAFIKGKNWIRQVCFIYASVMVTNVTIILGEEIFGPYRTPQLWFVLLDNAPWFLMPLYLIARMWNNPQPFTQTLSSAETQVDFSDRRDGLTDVA; from the coding sequence ATGAAACAGGTGATTCCACTCCGTCGCCGCTTGATAGATTTGCCGCTGATAATCTTTTTCAGCATTAATTTGCTGTTTATAACTTATATAGTAGATATTGAGCAGATTATCATTCCAGATCCCAATAATTTTAGTTATCCGATATGGCCCCTGCCTTTTATGGTGGATATTATTCACTCGTATGGACGCAATTTCGACCCGTTACTAATGGCACGCCCTACTTGGTGGCAGGTTACTATCTGGATAGATGCGCTTCTCTTTGGGCCCTTTTATGTGGTAGCGCTTTACGCTTTTATCAAAGGGAAGAATTGGATTAGGCAGGTTTGCTTTATCTACGCTTCGGTAATGGTGACCAATGTCACGATTATTCTTGGGGAGGAAATATTCGGACCTTATCGCACCCCTCAATTATGGTTTGTGCTACTAGATAATGCCCCGTGGTTTCTAATGCCGCTTTATCTGATTGCTCGGATGTGGAATAACCCGCAACCGTTCACGCAGACCTTGAGTAGCGCCGAAACGCAAGTTGATTTTTCAGACCGACGAGATGGCTTAACTGATGTAGCCTGA
- a CDS encoding L,D-transpeptidase translates to MTFLASKAPTKPTIFLTITLSLTVILNSLTSTPAMAANSTSQAINSFADPNFYNVWQHSDQAIVDNKASRSWYWGPKPLGDGFYEEYSDSTPYGSRLVQYFDKSRMEINDSSKPEAITNGLIVVEMITGALQKGDASFEARTPADISVAGDPGNAFPTYASLNKYYNISLGYQVGATVQTTLASTGIQPQYAFNDPQAKIATIQHNMGIPAAFWNFLNKTGPVYNNGQYTDALINNWLFSTGYPITEAYWTKVKVAGKEKDVLFQAFERRILTYTPSNPDGYKVEMGNVGQHYVKWRYQGKLPAYNSPILPIFAGTQPEWYEVTSDMLNVRTGPGTSFPNPTQTDVLPYLQQLYKGNHIQALKTVKGEKLDGANDNWLQFYENPDLFVYSGNVKKLTLPDMPTPPQTFSGPWVAVSLSKQMMAVYDGPKLLYKSLISSGVSRPGDPTRDFSTPTGSFKIEGSYRPKSQAMTGGASDKANPDYYRLEQVRNVSYFHEDYSIHGTYWHASFGIYPRSHGCVNATVYDAGLIYQLKAGTTVFIYM, encoded by the coding sequence ATGACTTTCTTGGCGAGCAAAGCCCCCACAAAACCCACAATATTTCTGACTATCACACTTTCCCTCACCGTTATACTAAACTCTTTAACCTCAACACCTGCTATGGCTGCTAATTCTACGAGCCAAGCTATTAATTCCTTTGCCGATCCCAATTTCTACAATGTGTGGCAGCATTCTGACCAGGCAATAGTAGATAATAAGGCTTCTCGAAGTTGGTATTGGGGTCCTAAACCATTAGGTGATGGTTTCTACGAAGAATATTCTGACTCAACCCCCTATGGAAGTCGGCTTGTGCAGTATTTCGACAAGTCGCGTATGGAGATCAACGACAGCAGTAAACCTGAAGCGATTACTAACGGTTTGATTGTCGTTGAAATGATTACTGGGGCATTACAGAAGGGTGATGCCTCTTTTGAGGCTCGTACTCCGGCTGATATTTCAGTTGCGGGTGATCCGGGTAATGCTTTTCCGACTTATGCTTCCCTGAATAAGTATTATAATATCTCGCTTGGTTATCAGGTTGGCGCAACCGTGCAAACCACGCTTGCCTCTACTGGTATCCAGCCTCAGTACGCCTTTAATGACCCGCAGGCTAAAATTGCCACGATTCAGCATAATATGGGTATTCCGGCTGCCTTCTGGAATTTCTTGAATAAAACTGGCCCCGTTTACAATAATGGGCAATACACCGATGCGCTAATCAACAATTGGCTTTTCAGTACCGGCTATCCTATCACCGAAGCATATTGGACAAAGGTGAAGGTGGCAGGTAAAGAAAAAGATGTGTTGTTCCAAGCTTTCGAGCGACGTATCCTGACTTACACTCCCTCTAATCCAGACGGCTACAAGGTTGAGATGGGCAATGTGGGTCAGCACTATGTAAAATGGCGGTATCAGGGTAAATTACCTGCTTACAACTCTCCCATTTTGCCGATTTTTGCTGGCACGCAACCGGAGTGGTATGAAGTGACTTCGGATATGCTGAATGTCCGCACCGGTCCCGGCACTTCCTTTCCAAACCCGACTCAAACTGATGTCTTGCCTTACCTGCAACAGCTATACAAGGGTAATCATATTCAAGCTTTGAAAACAGTTAAGGGCGAAAAGCTGGATGGTGCTAACGACAACTGGCTACAGTTTTATGAAAATCCCGACCTATTCGTATATAGCGGCAATGTCAAGAAACTCACGTTGCCGGATATGCCTACTCCACCTCAAACTTTTTCAGGACCTTGGGTTGCCGTTTCGTTGTCCAAGCAAATGATGGCGGTGTACGATGGTCCGAAACTGCTCTATAAAAGCTTGATTTCCAGCGGTGTTTCGCGTCCCGGCGACCCTACCCGTGATTTCAGTACCCCAACCGGCTCATTTAAAATCGAAGGTAGTTACCGACCGAAAAGTCAAGCAATGACGGGTGGAGCGAGCGATAAAGCCAATCCCGATTACTATCGTTTGGAGCAAGTTCGGAATGTGAGCTATTTCCACGAGGATTACTCTATTCACGGCACTTACTGGCATGCTAGTTTTGGCATCTATCCCCGCAGTCACGGTTGTGTGAATGCCACTGTGTACGATGCCGGGCTGATTTATCAGCTTAAAGCCGGGACTACTGTATTCATTTATATGTAG
- the rpmH gene encoding 50S ribosomal protein L34, translating into MVKRTWQPKRIPRRRKHGFMSRMETSDGREVLARRRRKGRWSLTVSNEPREPR; encoded by the coding sequence ATGGTTAAACGAACTTGGCAACCCAAGCGCATACCACGCCGCCGCAAACACGGTTTCATGTCTCGTATGGAAACTTCGGACGGACGTGAAGTATTGGCGCGCCGCCGCCGAAAGGGTCGCTGGAGCTTGACAGTCAGCAACGAGCCGCGAGAGCCGCGCTAG
- the rnpA gene encoding ribonuclease P protein component, which yields MNKLYRLKKGREFQRVRVTGKSWSHPLLVLVATANQLAVTRHGFAVGKRFGKAHSRNRLKREIREAVRVRQAGLKIGYDLVWIARSQLNEQTSFWEIDSAVENLLKRARLLEFTPPEVASRPKGEQTAPVNGT from the coding sequence ATGAATAAGTTATATCGGTTAAAAAAAGGACGCGAGTTTCAACGTGTGCGTGTAACCGGCAAAAGTTGGTCACATCCGCTGTTGGTACTTGTAGCCACAGCTAACCAATTAGCTGTTACCCGGCATGGCTTTGCGGTAGGGAAACGTTTTGGTAAAGCGCACTCCCGTAACCGCCTCAAACGAGAAATTCGAGAAGCGGTACGAGTGCGGCAAGCAGGTCTTAAAATTGGTTATGACCTAGTTTGGATTGCGCGCAGCCAACTGAACGAGCAAACCTCGTTTTGGGAAATTGATTCGGCAGTTGAAAATTTGTTGAAAAGAGCGCGTTTGCTAGAATTTACTCCTCCAGAGGTCGCATCCAGACCAAAGGGTGAGCAAACAGCGCCGGTAAACGGCACTTAG
- the yidD gene encoding membrane protein insertion efficiency factor YidD, producing the protein MRYAFLGIIRLYQLTFSRLIPSGTCRFYPSCSHYGYEAVRKYGTLKGGWMAITRVLRCNPFNMGGYDPID; encoded by the coding sequence ATGAGATACGCTTTTCTAGGGATAATCCGACTCTACCAGCTAACCTTTTCCCGCCTGATACCGTCGGGAACCTGCCGTTTCTATCCAAGCTGTTCCCATTACGGATACGAGGCTGTACGGAAATATGGAACGCTTAAAGGCGGCTGGATGGCAATCACCAGAGTGTTGCGTTGCAACCCTTTTAATATGGGTGGTTACGATCCTATAGATTAA
- a CDS encoding YidC/Oxa1 family membrane protein insertase, with amino-acid sequence MSQIWDAIVEGMASIVKFFATLGGNNTAIGIILFTIAARLIILPLTLKAVRSSRAMQALQPEIKKINERYKAKAGERLSPEKAQAKQTEMMALYREYSVNPLASCLPVAIQIPIFFAVYGAVSKSIGTSDPLIQFAQNTWNQFAPDALSATSQAVNLDSSFLWIKTLKEPDPLYILPVLMIIFQFATQRMAMPKGGGADDQQRRLNSIMQWMPIIFGFTALSFPSGPVIYWVASSIFSSIQQYFITGFQSLTDIPGLGWLPTKEIKLPQLEKKAFDESQPRKKTFMERMAAQQDKIASEKVQNSGEGTSIEAAADAGRPTPNNFGRKQGSGPITSKVAAESVNLEKGSGKTEEAVKEAYRQLSTRPPKKPTNGRKGKK; translated from the coding sequence GTGTCACAAATATGGGACGCCATAGTTGAAGGAATGGCAAGTATTGTCAAGTTTTTCGCCACCCTAGGAGGCAACAATACTGCTATTGGCATTATCCTATTCACTATTGCCGCCCGCCTCATCATACTGCCTCTGACACTGAAGGCAGTACGTAGTAGCCGTGCAATGCAGGCGTTACAACCCGAAATCAAGAAAATAAACGAACGCTACAAAGCTAAAGCGGGCGAACGTCTTTCACCTGAAAAAGCGCAAGCCAAACAGACTGAAATGATGGCGCTATATCGCGAATATAGCGTTAACCCATTGGCTAGTTGTTTGCCGGTAGCTATCCAGATACCGATCTTCTTCGCGGTTTACGGCGCGGTTTCCAAGTCAATTGGCACAAGTGACCCGCTAATTCAGTTTGCCCAAAACACATGGAACCAATTTGCGCCTGACGCACTTAGTGCTACCAGTCAAGCGGTAAATCTGGACTCCAGCTTTCTCTGGATTAAAACGCTAAAAGAACCAGATCCCTTATATATACTGCCCGTCTTGATGATTATCTTCCAGTTTGCCACCCAGCGTATGGCAATGCCCAAAGGTGGTGGCGCAGACGATCAACAGCGTCGGCTAAACAGTATTATGCAGTGGATGCCGATTATATTTGGCTTTACCGCGTTAAGTTTCCCATCTGGTCCGGTTATCTACTGGGTTGCAAGCAGTATCTTTAGTTCTATCCAGCAATACTTTATAACCGGCTTCCAATCGCTAACCGATATACCCGGTTTAGGATGGCTACCTACCAAAGAAATCAAATTGCCACAGTTGGAAAAGAAAGCATTTGATGAAAGCCAGCCGCGCAAAAAAACTTTTATGGAGCGAATGGCAGCACAACAGGATAAAATTGCATCTGAAAAGGTTCAGAATTCCGGCGAAGGAACTTCCATTGAAGCTGCCGCTGATGCCGGTAGACCCACTCCTAACAATTTTGGACGTAAGCAAGGTTCTGGACCAATTACCAGCAAAGTAGCAGCCGAAAGTGTAAACCTTGAGAAAGGTTCTGGCAAAACCGAAGAAGCAGTCAAAGAAGCATATCGGCAACTCAGTACGCGCCCGCCCAAAAAACCTACAAATGGGCGTAAGGGTAAGAAGTAG